Genomic segment of Cyanobacterium stanieri LEGE 03274:
ATTTTTAAATACTAATAGAACTCGGTTTATCGTAACTAGCAATTATACGACGACAGCCCGACTCAGGTTGCGCCCATTGATTAACATATTCATTAGGATTACCCCAACATAAACCCAAATATACCTCATCTTTTCCTGTGTCTAATTCCGCCCATTCCGCTTCTTGATACAATTCCTCTAACTGCTCAGAAGTTAGCTCATTTTCCCTATCTTCGGATAAATAATATTTCATATCCTCCGTTACTTCTTTCCAAAAATCTAGTACCGAAGCCTTGGCCTCTACCAAAAAATCCTTATCCCCATCAATGGCAATTAACTGATTATATACTTCAGGAAAACTAAAACTTTTTCCCTTAAAAGTAATCTTTCGTTTGATTAAACCAGAAACATTATTCTTTTCTTGATATTCATGAATTTGGCGACGAAAATCCCGAAAAATAAAAACTCTCCCCGTTTTATCCATATCAAGAGCTTTAGAAACAACGGGATTATCTAGCTTTTCAGAGGTGTTAAAAATCAATCTTTTGCCACTCCATGTGGCCTTTAATTCCATTTCTAAAAAATCAATTAATTCTTTAGTGCTGTAAGTCATCGGGTTAATTGGTCTAATTAACTGGGGTAAAATTCTGTTTAAGAGAATAAATTAACCATATCACCTTTAGTGAAATCTGTTAAAGATAACAATTTGATACTAGATTTTGAGGTAACACTAGCTCTGGTTTCCTCTGTATTATAACCCCAAGAGGCTAAAAATAATTTTACCCCGACTAGGTCTTCTTGTTGATTTACCCTCTCCAATGCTTCTAATCTATCTTCAATAAAACAAATATCCGTTGGTTTAACGTTTTCTTGATTTACAATTAATTGTAAACTTTCATACTTTTTTCTTTTTTGTTCTTTACCCCAAAAGATTATTTTATCTACATTAATTCCCCCATTAATTAATATTTGTTTAGCAAATTTACCTTCTTTTGTTGTTATAATATATATCTTATAAGTTTCATTAATAAAATCTTTAATCCTATCGATAATATGGGGGTAAAATCTATGTAAATTTAACCATTTATCTAAATTATTATTAATATCATTTTCTCTAACTTTGTCTAATTGTTGAGCTATTAATTCTTTCATTAAACAATCTTTTTTAAGGATTTCATCAACAAAATAAGACCATTGATTAAATAACTTTATTTTATTTTTTTCCATGTCCATTGCCCTAAAAATCAAAGGCATTTCCCATCCAGTTTCAATGGTAGGACGTAAATATTGAAAAACTTCCTGACTATATGCTAAATCTTCTAATTTTTTTTCCCAAATGATTTCATAAGTTAATCTACTGCTATGGAAATATTCCGCCATACCATCACAAATGACCCCATCAAAGTCTAGTGCTATAATTCGATTCATTTTTTCTGTTCATTTTAGTGTTGATATTATATTTTATTCTATAGAACATTCTTTTTTCTACGAATTATCCCATAGTGATTAAATTATTTTTAAATATTATGATTCAAGAAACAAACTCCAATCTGATTAATAGTTTAATGAAAGAAACTTTGATTGATTTAAAACAACAAATTACCAGAATAGATAATTATTTAATGGTTATTTTTTCTTTG
This window contains:
- a CDS encoding HAD family hydrolase, producing MNRIIALDFDGVICDGMAEYFHSSRLTYEIIWEKKLEDLAYSQEVFQYLRPTIETGWEMPLIFRAMDMEKNKIKLFNQWSYFVDEILKKDCLMKELIAQQLDKVRENDINNNLDKWLNLHRFYPHIIDRIKDFINETYKIYIITTKEGKFAKQILINGGINVDKIIFWGKEQKRKKYESLQLIVNQENVKPTDICFIEDRLEALERVNQQEDLVGVKLFLASWGYNTEETRASVTSKSSIKLLSLTDFTKGDMVNLFS